Proteins encoded together in one Lathyrus oleraceus cultivar Zhongwan6 chromosome 5, CAAS_Psat_ZW6_1.0, whole genome shotgun sequence window:
- the LOC127086879 gene encoding uncharacterized protein LOC127086879 isoform X3 — MVSLNPWKRAFFLFPINKTQILTITTHRHCNSSLSTTNMNDAVVVSLQEWQGWGTTSPVPAMVTQIAEDLKLLEKDFDSQMKFGRAGGKLQGNFGHQEDKKHRATYKALPDSEAKLKFYSARQIACRVLGSKGYLCQKCWLAMEDCMCSQITSCLLFPGIKFWLYMHPKDFLRQNNTGKLLWQVFGVDAATLCLFGIPEHEQIMWDSLKLAGRSNVWCLYPNKNAILESVENVFGQEPVANSEVTSEKQVKVDTTQHFILIDGTWSNSAAMFRRLQDQAKSIWGDEENLSCISLNAGTSAMHKLRPQPSWDRTCTAAAAAGLLSELQLLPRFSSVGLDKQSEAVEHALTVLLEALTKRRLRMGRSITRKFLK; from the exons CTTTTTTCTATTCCCGATAAACAAAACCCAAATACTCACAATCACAACGCACCGTCACTGCAATTCGTCACTCTCAACAACGAATATGAACGACGCTGTTGTTGTTTCCTTACAAGAATGGCAGGGTTGGGGCACCACGTCACCAGTCCCTGCTATGGTTACTCAAATCGCCGAGGATTTGAAGCTTCTGGAGAAAGATTTCGATTCTCAGATGAAGTTTGGCCGCGCCGGTGGAAAGTTACAG GGGAATTTTGGACACCAAGAAGATAAAAAACACCGTGCAACTTATAAGGCTTTGCCTGATTCTGAAGCAAAGCTCAAATTTTATTCTGCTAGACAAATAGCTTGCCGCGTACTTGGTAGCAAGGGTTACCTTTGTCAAAAG TGCTGGCTTGCTATGGAAGATTGTATGTGTTCACAAATCACATCCTGCTTGCTCTTTCCTGGAATAAAGTTTTGGTTGTATATGCATCCCAAG GATTTTTTACGACAGAACAACACTGGAAAGCTTTTGTGGCAAGTTTTTGGTGTTGATGCTGCAACTTTGTGTCTTTTTGGCATTCCTGAACATGAACAAATCATGTGGGATTCCTTGAAACTGGCAG GTAGAAGTAATGTGTGGTGCCTTTATCCCAACAAAAATGCTATTTTGGAATCAGTTGAAAATGTATTTGGTCAGGAACCAGTTGCAAATAGTGAAGTAACATCAGAAAAG CAGGTAAAAGTAGATACAACTCAGcattttattttgattgatgGGACATGGAGCAATTCGGCAGCAATGTTTAGGCGCCTGCAG GATCAAGCAAAGTCAATTTGGGGAGATGAGGAGAACCTTTCTTGTATATCCCTAAATGCTGGTACTTCTGCCATGCACAAACTTAG GCCTCAACCATCATGGGATCGTACTTGTACAGCAGCAGCCGCCGCTGGCCTACTCTCGGAACTCCAACTTCTTCCAAGATTTAGCTCAGTTGGATTGGATAAACAGTCAGAAGCAGTAGAACATGCTTTAACAGTCCTATTAGAAGCCCTCACAAAGAGACGACTTCGGATGGGAAGGTCCATAACAAGAAAA TTTTTGAAATGA
- the LOC127086879 gene encoding uncharacterized protein LOC127086879 isoform X2, with the protein MVSLNPWKRAFFLFPINKTQILTITTHRHCNSSLSTTNMNDAVVVSLQEWQGWGTTSPVPAMVTQIAEDLKLLEKDFDSQMKFGRAGGKLQGNFGHQEDKKHRATYKALPDSEAKLKFYSARQIACRVLGSKGYLCQKCWLAMEDCMCSQITSCLLFPGIKFWLYMHPKDFLRQNNTGKLLWQVFGVDAATLCLFGIPEHEQIMWDSLKLAGRSNVWCLYPNKNAILESVENVFGQEPVANSEVTSEKVKVDTTQHFILIDGTWSNSAAMFRRLQDQAKSIWGDEENLSCISLNAGTSAMHKLRPQPSWDRTCTAAAAAGLLSELQLLPRFSSVGLDKQSEAVEHALTVLLEALTKRRLRMGRSITRKVRPNNIC; encoded by the exons CTTTTTTCTATTCCCGATAAACAAAACCCAAATACTCACAATCACAACGCACCGTCACTGCAATTCGTCACTCTCAACAACGAATATGAACGACGCTGTTGTTGTTTCCTTACAAGAATGGCAGGGTTGGGGCACCACGTCACCAGTCCCTGCTATGGTTACTCAAATCGCCGAGGATTTGAAGCTTCTGGAGAAAGATTTCGATTCTCAGATGAAGTTTGGCCGCGCCGGTGGAAAGTTACAG GGGAATTTTGGACACCAAGAAGATAAAAAACACCGTGCAACTTATAAGGCTTTGCCTGATTCTGAAGCAAAGCTCAAATTTTATTCTGCTAGACAAATAGCTTGCCGCGTACTTGGTAGCAAGGGTTACCTTTGTCAAAAG TGCTGGCTTGCTATGGAAGATTGTATGTGTTCACAAATCACATCCTGCTTGCTCTTTCCTGGAATAAAGTTTTGGTTGTATATGCATCCCAAG GATTTTTTACGACAGAACAACACTGGAAAGCTTTTGTGGCAAGTTTTTGGTGTTGATGCTGCAACTTTGTGTCTTTTTGGCATTCCTGAACATGAACAAATCATGTGGGATTCCTTGAAACTGGCAG GTAGAAGTAATGTGTGGTGCCTTTATCCCAACAAAAATGCTATTTTGGAATCAGTTGAAAATGTATTTGGTCAGGAACCAGTTGCAAATAGTGAAGTAACATCAGAAAAG GTAAAAGTAGATACAACTCAGcattttattttgattgatgGGACATGGAGCAATTCGGCAGCAATGTTTAGGCGCCTGCAG GATCAAGCAAAGTCAATTTGGGGAGATGAGGAGAACCTTTCTTGTATATCCCTAAATGCTGGTACTTCTGCCATGCACAAACTTAG GCCTCAACCATCATGGGATCGTACTTGTACAGCAGCAGCCGCCGCTGGCCTACTCTCGGAACTCCAACTTCTTCCAAGATTTAGCTCAGTTGGATTGGATAAACAGTCAGAAGCAGTAGAACATGCTTTAACAGTCCTATTAGAAGCCCTCACAAAGAGACGACTTCGGATGGGAAGGTCCATAACAAGAAAAGTAAGGCCAAATAACATCTGTTAG
- the LOC127086879 gene encoding uncharacterized protein LOC127086879 isoform X4: protein MVSLNPWKRAFFLFPINKTQILTITTHRHCNSSLSTTNMNDAVVVSLQEWQGWGTTSPVPAMVTQIAEDLKLLEKDFDSQMKFGRAGGKLQGNFGHQEDKKHRATYKALPDSEAKLKFYSARQIACRVLGSKGYLCQKCWLAMEDCMCSQITSCLLFPGIKFWLYMHPKDFLRQNNTGKLLWQVFGVDAATLCLFGIPEHEQIMWDSLKLAGRSNVWCLYPNKNAILESVENVFGQEPVANSEVTSEKQVKVDTTQHFILIDGTWSNSAAMFRRLQDQAKSIWGDEENLSCISLNAGTSAMHKLRAGLNHHGIVLVQQQPPLAYSRNSNFFQDLAQLDWINSQKQ, encoded by the exons CTTTTTTCTATTCCCGATAAACAAAACCCAAATACTCACAATCACAACGCACCGTCACTGCAATTCGTCACTCTCAACAACGAATATGAACGACGCTGTTGTTGTTTCCTTACAAGAATGGCAGGGTTGGGGCACCACGTCACCAGTCCCTGCTATGGTTACTCAAATCGCCGAGGATTTGAAGCTTCTGGAGAAAGATTTCGATTCTCAGATGAAGTTTGGCCGCGCCGGTGGAAAGTTACAG GGGAATTTTGGACACCAAGAAGATAAAAAACACCGTGCAACTTATAAGGCTTTGCCTGATTCTGAAGCAAAGCTCAAATTTTATTCTGCTAGACAAATAGCTTGCCGCGTACTTGGTAGCAAGGGTTACCTTTGTCAAAAG TGCTGGCTTGCTATGGAAGATTGTATGTGTTCACAAATCACATCCTGCTTGCTCTTTCCTGGAATAAAGTTTTGGTTGTATATGCATCCCAAG GATTTTTTACGACAGAACAACACTGGAAAGCTTTTGTGGCAAGTTTTTGGTGTTGATGCTGCAACTTTGTGTCTTTTTGGCATTCCTGAACATGAACAAATCATGTGGGATTCCTTGAAACTGGCAG GTAGAAGTAATGTGTGGTGCCTTTATCCCAACAAAAATGCTATTTTGGAATCAGTTGAAAATGTATTTGGTCAGGAACCAGTTGCAAATAGTGAAGTAACATCAGAAAAG CAGGTAAAAGTAGATACAACTCAGcattttattttgattgatgGGACATGGAGCAATTCGGCAGCAATGTTTAGGCGCCTGCAG GATCAAGCAAAGTCAATTTGGGGAGATGAGGAGAACCTTTCTTGTATATCCCTAAATGCTGGTACTTCTGCCATGCACAAACTTAG GGCAGGCCTCAACCATCATGGGATCGTACTTGTACAGCAGCAGCCGCCGCTGGCCTACTCTCGGAACTCCAACTTCTTCCAAGATTTAGCTCAGTTGGATTGGATAAACAGTCAGAAGCAGTAG
- the LOC127086879 gene encoding uncharacterized protein LOC127086879 isoform X1, with translation MVSLNPWKRAFFLFPINKTQILTITTHRHCNSSLSTTNMNDAVVVSLQEWQGWGTTSPVPAMVTQIAEDLKLLEKDFDSQMKFGRAGGKLQGNFGHQEDKKHRATYKALPDSEAKLKFYSARQIACRVLGSKGYLCQKCWLAMEDCMCSQITSCLLFPGIKFWLYMHPKDFLRQNNTGKLLWQVFGVDAATLCLFGIPEHEQIMWDSLKLAGRSNVWCLYPNKNAILESVENVFGQEPVANSEVTSEKQVKVDTTQHFILIDGTWSNSAAMFRRLQDQAKSIWGDEENLSCISLNAGTSAMHKLRPQPSWDRTCTAAAAAGLLSELQLLPRFSSVGLDKQSEAVEHALTVLLEALTKRRLRMGRSITRKVRPNNIC, from the exons CTTTTTTCTATTCCCGATAAACAAAACCCAAATACTCACAATCACAACGCACCGTCACTGCAATTCGTCACTCTCAACAACGAATATGAACGACGCTGTTGTTGTTTCCTTACAAGAATGGCAGGGTTGGGGCACCACGTCACCAGTCCCTGCTATGGTTACTCAAATCGCCGAGGATTTGAAGCTTCTGGAGAAAGATTTCGATTCTCAGATGAAGTTTGGCCGCGCCGGTGGAAAGTTACAG GGGAATTTTGGACACCAAGAAGATAAAAAACACCGTGCAACTTATAAGGCTTTGCCTGATTCTGAAGCAAAGCTCAAATTTTATTCTGCTAGACAAATAGCTTGCCGCGTACTTGGTAGCAAGGGTTACCTTTGTCAAAAG TGCTGGCTTGCTATGGAAGATTGTATGTGTTCACAAATCACATCCTGCTTGCTCTTTCCTGGAATAAAGTTTTGGTTGTATATGCATCCCAAG GATTTTTTACGACAGAACAACACTGGAAAGCTTTTGTGGCAAGTTTTTGGTGTTGATGCTGCAACTTTGTGTCTTTTTGGCATTCCTGAACATGAACAAATCATGTGGGATTCCTTGAAACTGGCAG GTAGAAGTAATGTGTGGTGCCTTTATCCCAACAAAAATGCTATTTTGGAATCAGTTGAAAATGTATTTGGTCAGGAACCAGTTGCAAATAGTGAAGTAACATCAGAAAAG CAGGTAAAAGTAGATACAACTCAGcattttattttgattgatgGGACATGGAGCAATTCGGCAGCAATGTTTAGGCGCCTGCAG GATCAAGCAAAGTCAATTTGGGGAGATGAGGAGAACCTTTCTTGTATATCCCTAAATGCTGGTACTTCTGCCATGCACAAACTTAG GCCTCAACCATCATGGGATCGTACTTGTACAGCAGCAGCCGCCGCTGGCCTACTCTCGGAACTCCAACTTCTTCCAAGATTTAGCTCAGTTGGATTGGATAAACAGTCAGAAGCAGTAGAACATGCTTTAACAGTCCTATTAGAAGCCCTCACAAAGAGACGACTTCGGATGGGAAGGTCCATAACAAGAAAAGTAAGGCCAAATAACATCTGTTAG